The genomic window GGGAGTGTCGTTCGACAAAATTGATGGCGTCATCTGGTATGACGGCAAACTGGTGCCGTGGGCCGACGCCAATGTCCACGTCCTGACCCATGGTCTGCACTACGGAAGCTCCGTATTCGAGGGTGAGCGCGCCTATGGCGGCGAAATCTTCAAATGCACCGAGCACTCCGAGCGCCTGAAGCGATCGGCCGAACTGCTTGATTTCGAGATCCCTTATTCGGTCGCCGAGATCGACGCGGCCAAGAAGCTGGTGATCGAAAAGAACAATCTGCCAGACTCCTACGTCCGCGCAATTGCTTGGCGCGGCTCGGAAATGATGGGTGTTTCGGCTCAAAGCAACACCATTCATCTCGCAATCGCCTGCTGGAGCTGGCCAAGCTATTTCAGCCCGGCCGAACGCCTCAAGGGCATCCGCATCGGTCTTGCCGACTATCGCCGGCCCGACCCGAAGACGATCCCGGCCTTGGCCAAGGCTGCTGGCCTTTACATGATCTGCACGATCTCCAAGCACAAGGCAGAACGCGAGGGCTATGCCGACGCCATGATGCTGGACTGGCAGGGCCGTGTTGCCGAATGCACCGGCGCCAACATCTTCTTCGTCAAGGATGGCAAAATCCATACCCCGATTGCCGACTGCTTCCTGGCAGGCATCACCCGCGCGACGGTGATCGATCTCGCCAAGCGCCGTGGCATCGAGGTGATCGAGCGCCGCATCATGCCGGAAGAGCTGGACGGCTTCACGGAGTGCTTCGTGACCGGCACTGCTGCGGAAGTGACTCCGGTTTCGCAAATCGCGAATTGGAAGTTTACGCCCGGTGCAATCAGCGAGCAGCTGATGAACGACTACACCGCTGAAGTGCAGCCGAAGGGCAAGCAGGCCGCGGCATAAAGACTCCGACAATGCAGCACGCTGAGCACTGGACTTAGCGTGCTGCCACTAGTGCGGTAGATCTGACGTTCGTATCAGTATTAACCGCTGGTCCATCATACGAACGTCAGATCCAAAACCGCACTAGATTCATATTTTTGCTAGTGTCCCTTAGGTTCCGACATTCGTAAACAAGCTAGTGTCCCGTCTCCGAATAACCGCCTCATTTGCGGCGCGCTCGCACAGTCATTCGGAGACGGGACACTAGCAGAATCAAAATGCTAGTGTGGCTTTGTCTCGCAATTGCCGATGAGAAACCAGCCGCAAGAGAGATCGGCAACTGCGAGACGCCACACTAGCCGCAAACCAAACGAATGTCAGAACCGGGACACTAGCCCGAGTTGATCGCGCCTGATCCAGCGCGCCATCATCACGCAGGCCACCACCGCGAGACCGGTGGCAAGACCGATCCAGACGCCGAGCCCCTCAAAGCCCATTCTGAATGCGAAGAATAGGCTCATCGGCATTCCGACGCCCCAATACCCGATAGCAGCATAGATCATCGGTACATGCGTATCCTGAAGGCCGCGCAGCATGCCGGCTCCGACCGCCTGCGCGCCATCCACGATCTGAAACATGGCGGCGCAAAACAGGAACGTTACTGCGGTATTCACCACCGTCATGTTGGTCGGATCCGCAACATCAATGAAGGCGCTGATCAACACCCGCGGCATGGTCATCATCACCACGCTCATCGTCGCCATGAACATCATGGCGAGCGCGAATGCGGTCCAGCCCGCGCGGGTGACCGCATCTCGATCCCGCGCACCGTGCGCTCGGCCGACGCGCACGGTAGCCGCCTGGCCAAGACCCATGGGCACCATGAACGACGCCGACGCAATCTGAATCGCGATGGAATGCGCGGCGATGGCCGTCGCGCCGAATTGGCCCATCAGAAAAACAGCGGCGTTGAAGACGGTCACCTCGAATGCAATCGTGGCTCCGATCGGCAGGCCAAGCCGCCACAGTGCGACAAGACGTGGCCAGTCCGGCCGCCACCAGCGCCCGAACAGATGATAGCGGCGCAGCCACCTGTTCAGGATCACCACCAGCGCAAGCCCGCAAAACAGAAACGCGTTCGAAAACGAAGTGGCGAGGCCTGATCCCTTCAGCCCGAGCGCCGGCAAACCGAAATGGCCGAACACAAGCCCCCAGTTGGCTGCGATGTTGAACAGGATTGCCGTGGCGGTCACGATCAATGCCCAAAGCGGACGCTCCAGTGCCGAGACAAAGGCACGCAACACGACGAAACCGAGAAAGGGCAGGAATCCCCATTGCAAATGGCGCACGAACGTTTGTGCATCGGCTGCGAGCTGCGGCTCCTGACCGAACCAGAGCAGGATCGTCTCACTGTGCCAGAGCACAATCCAGCTTGGCAGCGATATGATCACAGCCGTCCATAATCCCTGCCGAAACGTGCGCCGCACCTCACGCAGGACATGCTGCTTGCGGCCGAACGCCTCCGCCATCATTGGCGACGTTGCCGTAACGAGGCCGATGGCGAAAATGTGGAGCGCAAAATAGAGATTCACGCCGAGCGCCGCCGCTGCCAGCGCGGATGATCCCAACCGGCCGATCATGATGATGTCGGTCGTCGTCAGCGCGATCTGCGCGAGATTGGTGAGAACCAGCGGCCAGCCTAGCGACAGCATCGCCCGGAGTTCGCCGAGCCATGCAGCACGCGATAGCGCATTTTGGTGGGGATTAAACAGCATGCTGACCGGTTACACCGGCACAGGCCGATTTGCTACAGTCGTCGTAACGGAACTGCGAAGCGGTGCGTGGGCACCGACCTAAACGACTGGATGCTGATCAGCGCTACTTGAGCGCTTCCGCCGGCACCCAGAACACTTCGCCTTCGGAATCATCCGTATCGAGCCAGAGCAACGGCAATTGCGGAAATGCGTCATCAAGCAGTTCACGGCCACGACCGATTTCACATAACAAACCGCCGTGCGGTGTGAGATGCCGGCCCGCCTCGTTCAAGATCCTGCGCACGATATCGAGGCCGTCGATTCCGCCATCGAACGCCATCGCCGGCTCGTGACGGCACTCGAGCGGCAGCCCCGCCATGCCGCCCGCGTCGACATAAGGCGGATTGGTGATGATCAGGTCGTAGCGCGCATCGCTGACCGCGTCGAACAGATCGCCCTGGTAGAGCGAGACCCGATCCTCAAGTCCGTAATCCGACACATTGCGTGCAGCAACCGCCAACGCATCCTTGGAAAGATCCACCGCATCGACGCTGGCATTGTGGAAGGTTTGGCTCGCGAGAATAGCCAAGCATGCGGACCCGGTGCACAAATCGAGGACGCGTTCAACCGAACCCGGATCATCGATTAACGAAGCGCCTTCGTCCTCTGTCTGGCCGCTAAAATGCGAGTCCAGCAGCTCGCCGATGAACGAGCGCGGCACGATTACCCGTTCATCAACATAAAACGGCAAGCCGCGCATATAGATCTTGTTGACGAGGTAGGCCGATGGCTTTCGCGTCTCGATGCGTTGCGCGATCAGGTCCAGAATGCGTCCAGCTTCATGCGAGGTGACGCACGCAGTGGCAAACATCTCGAATTGGTCGGGACGAAGATGCAGCGTCTCGCACACCAGGAATGCTGCCTCAGCGACGGGATCGGTGGTGCCGTGCGCAAACACGACCTGGGCCTCGGAGAAACGGCTCACGGCATAACGGACCAGATCCAGCAGTGTTCGCAGCTCACCCGGCGCCGCCCTGACAGGCTTCGCAACCTTAAGAGGCTTTTTGGATGCTTTTTTCGCACCAACAGGACGCTTAGCAAACGCCTTCGCGGCAATGGACTTCGATTTTTTTGCCATCAAACTCTTCAGTATCTTTATGCCTTACGGCTTCCAGCGCGCCGCTGCTTCATCGTCATGGGCCTGCGCCTCGACCCATGCGTTGCCGCCTGCGCGTTCTTCCGATTTCCAGAAGGGGGCATTGGTCTTCAAGTAGTCCATTAAAAATTCCGCCGCCTGAAACGCGGCCTGCCGATGGGCGGAGGCGGTCAGCACCAACACGATATTGTCGCCTGGCACAACGCGGCCGTAACGATGGATCACTGTGATCCCCGTCAGCGGCCAACGCGTCTTCGCGTCATCCACGTGACGTGCGATCTCGGCCTCGGCCATGCCGGGATAATGCTCAAGAGTCATCGCGGCAATAGCGTCGCTGCCCTCGCCGCCCCGGCAAATTCCCGAGAAGCTGACCACCGCGCCGATATCGGTACGGCCCTTGGTCATCGCCGCCATTTCCGCAGCGATGTCGAAATCAGCGGTCTGAAGGCGAATGGTCACCGGACAAGTCATGGAAAATTCATCCGCCCGTCATCGGCGGAAAGAACGCAATCTCACGTGCGCCTATGATCACAGCGTCGGGCTTTACATGGCTGTGATCGATCGCGGCGCGAATCATACGCGGCGAGGCAAAGGCATTGGCATATTCCTCGCCCCGGGCCACCAACCATTCCACGAGGTCGGCAACCGTACGCACATTGGCCGGAGGATCGATGGTTTCCTCAGCCTTGCCGACGCGCTCGCGCACCCAAGCGAAATAGAGAACCTTCATCGGTCCTCCTCAGTGAGATGATGGATTCCCGCACGCATGTAATCCCACCCCGTATAGATGGTGAAGATCGCTGAAATCCACAACAAGGTAATCCCGATCAGGATCGTTTGCGGCAAGATCTGCTCTCCGGCTTCACCTGCGATCAGGAAACCAATAGCCACGAGTTGGACAGTGGTCTTCCACTTCGCCAACTGAGAGACCGGCACGCTGACACGGAGGGCCGCCAAGTATTCACGCAGACCCGAGACCAGAATCTCGCGGCAGAGAATCACGATCGCGGCCCACAGCGACCATCCGCGGATGGTCTCGTCCGCCGCCAGCATCAGCAGACACG from Nitrobacteraceae bacterium AZCC 1564 includes these protein-coding regions:
- a CDS encoding branched-chain amino acid aminotransferase (product_source=KO:K00826; cath_funfam=3.20.10.10,3.30.470.10; cog=COG0115; ko=KO:K00826; pfam=PF01063; superfamily=56752; tigrfam=TIGR01122) — encoded protein: MGVSFDKIDGVIWYDGKLVPWADANVHVLTHGLHYGSSVFEGERAYGGEIFKCTEHSERLKRSAELLDFEIPYSVAEIDAAKKLVIEKNNLPDSYVRAIAWRGSEMMGVSAQSNTIHLAIACWSWPSYFSPAERLKGIRIGLADYRRPDPKTIPALAKAAGLYMICTISKHKAEREGYADAMMLDWQGRVAECTGANIFFVKDGKIHTPIADCFLAGITRATVIDLAKRRGIEVIERRIMPEELDGFTECFVTGTAAEVTPVSQIANWKFTPGAISEQLMNDYTAEVQPKGKQAAA
- a CDS encoding MATE family multidrug resistance protein (product_source=KO:K03327; cog=COG0534; ko=KO:K03327; pfam=PF01554; superfamily=81464; tigrfam=TIGR00797; transmembrane_helix_parts=Inside_1_20,TMhelix_21_40,Outside_41_54,TMhelix_55_77,Inside_78_103,TMhelix_104_126,Outside_127_140,TMhelix_141_163,Inside_164_169,TMhelix_170_192,Outside_193_206,TMhelix_207_229,Inside_230_249,TMhelix_250_272,Outside_273_281,TMhelix_282_304,Inside_305_324,TMhelix_325_347,Outside_348_361,TMhelix_362_384,Inside_385_404,TMhelix_405_427,Outside_428_431,TMhelix_432_454,Inside_455_465); its protein translation is MLFNPHQNALSRAAWLGELRAMLSLGWPLVLTNLAQIALTTTDIIMIGRLGSSALAAAALGVNLYFALHIFAIGLVTATSPMMAEAFGRKQHVLREVRRTFRQGLWTAVIISLPSWIVLWHSETILLWFGQEPQLAADAQTFVRHLQWGFLPFLGFVVLRAFVSALERPLWALIVTATAILFNIAANWGLVFGHFGLPALGLKGSGLATSFSNAFLFCGLALVVILNRWLRRYHLFGRWWRPDWPRLVALWRLGLPIGATIAFEVTVFNAAVFLMGQFGATAIAAHSIAIQIASASFMVPMGLGQAATVRVGRAHGARDRDAVTRAGWTAFALAMMFMATMSVVMMTMPRVLISAFIDVADPTNMTVVNTAVTFLFCAAMFQIVDGAQAVGAGMLRGLQDTHVPMIYAAIGYWGVGMPMSLFFAFRMGFEGLGVWIGLATGLAVVACVMMARWIRRDQLGLVSRF
- a CDS encoding ribosomal protein L3 glutamine methyltransferase (product_source=KO:K07320; cath_funfam=1.10.8.10,3.40.50.150; cog=COG2890; ko=KO:K07320; pfam=PF05175; superfamily=53335; tigrfam=TIGR03533), producing the protein MAKKSKSIAAKAFAKRPVGAKKASKKPLKVAKPVRAAPGELRTLLDLVRYAVSRFSEAQVVFAHGTTDPVAEAAFLVCETLHLRPDQFEMFATACVTSHEAGRILDLIAQRIETRKPSAYLVNKIYMRGLPFYVDERVIVPRSFIGELLDSHFSGQTEDEGASLIDDPGSVERVLDLCTGSACLAILASQTFHNASVDAVDLSKDALAVAARNVSDYGLEDRVSLYQGDLFDAVSDARYDLIITNPPYVDAGGMAGLPLECRHEPAMAFDGGIDGLDIVRRILNEAGRHLTPHGGLLCEIGRGRELLDDAFPQLPLLWLDTDDSEGEVFWVPAEALK
- a CDS encoding molybdopterin synthase catalytic subunit (product_source=KO:K03635; cath_funfam=3.90.1170.40; cog=COG0314; ko=KO:K03635; pfam=PF02391; superfamily=54690); the encoded protein is MTCPVTIRLQTADFDIAAEMAAMTKGRTDIGAVVSFSGICRGGEGSDAIAAMTLEHYPGMAEAEIARHVDDAKTRWPLTGITVIHRYGRVVPGDNIVLVLTASAHRQAAFQAAEFLMDYLKTNAPFWKSEERAGGNAWVEAQAHDDEAAARWKP
- a CDS encoding molybdopterin synthase sulfur carrier subunit (product_source=KO:K03636; cath_funfam=3.10.20.30; cog=COG1977; ko=KO:K03636; pfam=PF02597; superfamily=54285; tigrfam=TIGR01682) gives rise to the protein MKVLYFAWVRERVGKAEETIDPPANVRTVADLVEWLVARGEEYANAFASPRMIRAAIDHSHVKPDAVIIGAREIAFFPPMTGG
- a CDS encoding cardiolipin synthase (product_source=KO:K08744; cog=COG0558; ko=KO:K08744; pfam=PF01066; superfamily=53383; tigrfam=TIGR00560; transmembrane_helix_parts=Inside_1_19,TMhelix_20_42,Outside_43_45,TMhelix_46_68,Inside_69_169,TMhelix_170_189,Outside_190_204); its protein translation is MTSVVARKPAKRSLSLPNILTYSRIVAVPVVIGCMYAQSLLGAPLWLRWVALFIFIAAGVTDFLDGYYARMWDQQSAFGRMLDPIADKLLVASCLLMLAADETIRGWSLWAAIVILCREILVSGLREYLAALRVSVPVSQLAKWKTTVQLVAIGFLIAGEAGEQILPQTILIGITLLWISAIFTIYTGWDYMRAGIHHLTEEDR